A portion of the Eulemur rufifrons isolate Redbay chromosome 30, OSU_ERuf_1, whole genome shotgun sequence genome contains these proteins:
- the RAP2C gene encoding ras-related protein Rap-2c encodes MREYKVVVLGSGGVGKSALTVQFVTGTFIEKYDPTIEDFYRKEIEVDSSPSVLEILDTAGTEQFASMRDLYIKNGQGFILVYSLVNQQSFQDIKPMRDQIVRVKRYEKVPLILVGNKVDLEPEREVMSSEGRALAQEWGCPFMETSAKSKSMVDELFAEIVRQMNYSSLPEKQDQCCTTCVVQ; translated from the exons ATGAGGGAATACAAGGTAGTGGTATTAGGGAGCGGAGGGGTTGGCAAATCTGCCCTTACTGTGCAGTTTGTCACTGGGACTTTCATTGAGAAATATGACCCCACCATTGAAGATTTCTACCGCAAAGAGATCGAAGTGGACTCTTCCCCCTCCGTGCTGGAAATTCTGGACACCGCAGGAACTGAGCAGTTTGCCTCCATGAGAGATCTCTACATCAAAAACGGCCAAGGTTTCATCCTGGTTTATAGTCTGGTTAATCAACAGTCTTTTCAG GATATCAAGCCAATGAGAGATCAGATTGTCAGAGTGAAGAGATATGAAAAAGTCCCACTAATCCTAGTAGGAAATAAAGTGGATCTGGAACCAGAAAGAGAGGTTATGTCTTCAGAAGGCAGAGCTCTGGCTCAAGAATGGGGCTGTCCTTTCATGGAAACGTCGGCAAAAAGTAAATCAATGGTGGATGAACTTTTTGCTGAGATCGTCAGGCAAATGAACTATTCATCCCTGCCCGAGAAGCAAGATCAGTGTTGTACAACTTGCGTTGTCCAGTAA